AAGCGCTCGATGTTCTGTTGCAACGCACGCAGTAGCAATTTGGCATGCATCGGCGTAGTCACGATCCGCGCCCCGACGCGTGCCGTGGGCATGTTGGGTAAGATGCGCGCGAAGTCCAGCACGAATTCCGAAGGCGTGTGCTGGATCACAACGAGGTTGGAGTACGTGGCATCCAGGTGCACTGGAAGCTCGATCTGCAGCCCTTGCGGGCCGGGCGCATGCGGCGAGGGTTGGACCGACTGTGGAAGAGTCATAACCTACTTGCAAGAAAAGCAAAAAACCTGACGGATAGCCATACCCGTCAGGTTTCAAAATACAAACAAGCGTCAGAACGGAATGTCTTCGGAAGCCGGGCTACCACCATCCAGATCACTCTCGGCCGGGCTGGCCTCAGCCTCGTCGCGCGGGCTCAAGAAGCGGACTGTGTTAGCGATGAGTTCGAAGTTCGCACCCACCGTGCCGTCTTGGCGCGTGTAGGTCACTGGCCCGCCGGTCTTCGGATCAACGCGCAGCCGGCCTTCGACTAGCACCATTTTACCCTTGCTCAAATATTGGTTCGCCGTCTCCGCCGCCTTGCCGAATACGGAAACGCGAAACCAGGTCGTCTCTTTCTGCCTTTGTCCGTTTTTGTCGCTCCAGACGCGGTCGGTTGCGAGGCTGAACGACGTGACGGGGTCGCCATTCGGCATGTAGCGCATCTCCGGATCGCGTCCGAGGCGCCCAACGACCGTTACGCTTTGATACATGGCTGCTACCTCCTTCTGGCGGGCTCAGAACAAATGATCTAGCGCGTTGATGTTACCTCACATCTTTCTTATCGTCAATAGGGCGGATGAGCAGGCCGTGTTCGGTCTCCTCGATCACCGCGCGCCGCCCAATGCCCTTCTTCTCACGCAATTCGCGCGGAAGCTGTAACCGGCCGGCGGCATCTACGACCGCCATCTCGACCAGCTCGTGCTCCGCTGCTTCGGCGCGCTCCGCCATGCCCACCAGCGCTGCCTCGATGCTTTCGGCGCTGCGTGCCTGACGCACGATCTCGCTGCTCGTTCGGCCGTCGCGAATCGCCACCACGCGCCCTACCTCTTCGGCGATGCGCGCATCGTGCGAGACGATCAGCACCGTGATTTTGTCCAGTTCGGCTAGCTCACGGAAGAGGGCGAAGATCGCGCGCGCGGTCTGTGTGTCCAGCTCACCGGTCGGCTCGTCAGCCAGCAGCAGTTGCGGGTTATTCGCCAGCGCCACCGCGATCGCCACGCGCTGCTGCTCGCCACCCGAAAGCTGGCTCAGCCGATGCGACCGGCGATGCTCCAATCCGACGCGGGCCAGCAACTCGCGCGCTCGCTCGCGGCGCGCCCGGGCGCCGCTCAGCAACATGGGCATCTGCACGTTCTCCTCTGCCGTCATGTATGGCAATAGATTGCGCGAGACTTGCTGCCATACGAAGCCCACCATATCTCGACGATAACGATCGAGTTGCCGGTTGCTCATGCGCAACAAGTCTTTGCCGCCCACGATCGCCCTGCCCGCAGAAGGGCGATCCAAGCCGCCGAGGATGTTCATCAGCGTGGACTTGCCCGAGCCGGACGCGCCGATGATGGCTGTGCACTCGCCCTTCTCGACCGTCAGATCCAGCCCCTGCAGCGCGAACACCTCGATGTCGGCTACTTTATAGATTTTGACCAGGTTCTCGCATTGGATGAACGCACACACGATAGGCACACTCCTCTTCAGTTCAACCGGTCGGTCAACGGAGACGCCGCGCTGAGGATGCGACGCCAATATTGCACGGTCAGCCGTCCCCATACAGCGCGCTGTTCCGGCGTAAGCGCATACATCGCTTGCATCAAGCGCGTGCGCGTGATGGGCGTCATTTTGACCATCGGCTCGCGCGCGTCCAGGACCTCCGGATGGCTCTCGATCCACGCCGACCGCCGGCGATTCATCTCGGCACTCAACTCCGGCAAGCGACACACATGCGCGCCGATCAGTCGCATCTCCTGGGTGTAGAACGCGATGATCGGCAACTTCACCCCAGGATCAGGCCATAGAGCGATCAGCGATGACACATCCTGCACGATCGCCTGTACGACGTCCGCGTGCGTTGCCGGGCGGAACAGGCGCAACACCAGCTTGCCCACTTCGACCGAGAGCCGGCCGATGATCGGTATGTCGCGTAACGCATCGAGATTTGCGTCTTCGGTTGCAACTGCGACGTTGATCTTGGTTGGCAGACTTCGAAAGAAGGCCAGGTCGTCTGCGCTGAACGCCTCGGTCGCCTTGATGAAGTTCGCTCGAAAGTTCTCTTTGCTCTGAGCGATGGTGGCAATGTACTGATCGAGGCGCAGGCCCCTTTCGAACTGTTCTAATGTTGTCATCGCTGATCTTGGATGAGAGGACGATGAGTATAGTCGAATATGCCCCTGCGCAAACCGACTAGAACCAGACGACGATAGGCGCCTGGCGCGCGTGGAGGTCGAGACAGGCACCGCTTCGGAGCAACGGCCATC
The window above is part of the Candidatus Roseilinea sp. genome. Proteins encoded here:
- a CDS encoding ABC transporter ATP-binding protein → MCAFIQCENLVKIYKVADIEVFALQGLDLTVEKGECTAIIGASGSGKSTLMNILGGLDRPSAGRAIVGGKDLLRMSNRQLDRYRRDMVGFVWQQVSRNLLPYMTAEENVQMPMLLSGARARRERARELLARVGLEHRRSHRLSQLSGGEQQRVAIAVALANNPQLLLADEPTGELDTQTARAIFALFRELAELDKITVLIVSHDARIAEEVGRVVAIRDGRTSSEIVRQARSAESIEAALVGMAERAEAAEHELVEMAVVDAAGRLQLPRELREKKGIGRRAVIEETEHGLLIRPIDDKKDVR